From the genome of Flavobacterium ovatum, one region includes:
- a CDS encoding ABC transporter permease: MFHLFRENIRIAVGSIRTQILRTILTVIIIAIGITALVGILTVVSALENTIATDFSSMGANTFSVKQYENDLRKRRGETRKIINPVISYPEAVAFKNKFHFPLTETSLSFRATNTAEVKFETEKTDPEITIMGVDEFFLVNSGLETSSGRNFTNFDISNNTYSCIVGSDFEKGLLKDVNPIGKTISIRGARFKVVGVLKEKGATFGNNQDLRVLIPIQLARSLFTAPNINYTVSILTQNSQLLDQAIDHAISTMRNIRKLSPVKENNFGVVRSDDLINKILGITKYLGMASWGIGVITILGSSIALMNIMIVSVTERTREIGVRKALGAKKSTVAIQFFIETLLIGQLGGIIGIILGILIGFGIATAMKFDFVIPWLAIFAAFMTSFIVAIISGLYPAIKAATLDPIEALRYE, encoded by the coding sequence ATGTTTCATTTGTTTAGAGAAAATATACGGATTGCGGTAGGTTCTATACGAACGCAAATTTTGAGAACGATTTTGACGGTGATTATTATCGCCATCGGAATTACGGCTTTGGTGGGGATTTTGACCGTGGTTTCGGCATTGGAAAACACAATTGCAACTGACTTTTCGTCGATGGGTGCCAATACTTTTTCGGTAAAACAATATGAAAACGACCTACGAAAACGCCGTGGGGAAACTCGAAAAATCATCAATCCCGTGATTTCGTATCCTGAAGCGGTTGCTTTTAAGAATAAATTCCATTTTCCGCTTACGGAAACCTCCTTGTCTTTTAGAGCAACCAATACGGCCGAAGTGAAATTTGAAACCGAGAAAACTGATCCCGAAATTACGATTATGGGTGTCGATGAATTTTTCTTGGTAAACTCTGGATTGGAAACGAGTTCGGGACGTAATTTTACCAATTTCGACATTAGCAATAATACGTATTCCTGTATTGTAGGTTCGGATTTTGAGAAAGGCTTATTGAAAGATGTGAATCCGATTGGGAAAACCATTTCTATTCGGGGTGCACGATTTAAAGTTGTGGGAGTCTTGAAAGAAAAGGGAGCGACCTTTGGCAACAACCAAGATTTACGGGTTTTGATTCCGATTCAGTTGGCGCGGTCGTTATTTACGGCTCCCAATATTAATTATACCGTGAGCATTTTGACGCAAAACAGCCAATTACTAGACCAAGCGATTGATCACGCTATCAGTACGATGCGTAACATTCGAAAATTGAGTCCCGTGAAGGAAAATAATTTTGGCGTGGTGCGCTCAGATGATTTGATCAATAAAATTCTCGGGATTACAAAATACTTAGGAATGGCTTCTTGGGGAATTGGGGTGATTACCATTCTAGGTTCTTCGATTGCTTTGATGAATATTATGATTGTTTCGGTAACGGAACGCACTCGAGAAATTGGGGTACGAAAAGCGTTGGGTGCTAAAAAATCAACTGTGGCGATTCAGTTTTTTATTGAAACTTTACTCATTGGTCAGCTCGGCGGAATCATCGGAATCATCCTCGGAATCTTAATTGGCTTCGGAATCGCAACGGCCATGAAATTCGATTTTGTTATTCCGTGGTTGGCGATTTTTGCGGCTTTTATGACGAGTTTTATTGTGGCTATTATTTCTGGGTTGTATCCTGCAATTAAGGCGGCTACGTTGGATCCTATTGAGGCATTGCGGTATGAATAG
- the prmC gene encoding peptide chain release factor N(5)-glutamine methyltransferase translates to MNIRQYRDQFIQKLSPLYGEDEAESFFYLILENKRQLKRVDLALNPDLVFSENEIVIWDELSKQLELEIPVQYLLGSTSFFGLEFLVNENVLIPRPETEELVEWIVQSQESKIKGQEIIIKSQTSRIKILDIGTGSGCIAISLANNIPNAAVFAIDVSPEALETAKKNAENNQVSVTFLEKNILETFDLEQEFDIIVSNPPYVRNLEKEEIKKNVLEYEPHLALFVADDNALVFYRKIAELAKKNLAPNGQLFFEINQYLGPEMIELLKELDFKNIELKKDIYGNDRMIYGNI, encoded by the coding sequence ATGAACATTAGACAATACCGTGACCAATTCATTCAAAAATTAAGTCCGCTTTATGGAGAAGACGAAGCAGAGAGCTTTTTCTATTTGATTTTAGAAAATAAAAGGCAATTGAAACGTGTAGATTTGGCCTTAAATCCTGATTTGGTATTTTCTGAAAATGAAATAGTAATTTGGGACGAATTATCAAAGCAATTGGAACTCGAAATTCCAGTTCAATATCTTTTAGGAAGTACTAGTTTTTTTGGACTAGAGTTTTTAGTAAATGAAAATGTGTTGATTCCAAGACCAGAGACTGAAGAGTTGGTAGAATGGATTGTTCAAAGTCAAGAGTCAAAAATCAAAGGTCAAGAAATAATAATCAAAAGTCAAACTTCAAGAATCAAGATTTTGGATATAGGTACGGGTTCGGGTTGCATTGCGATTTCATTGGCCAACAATATTCCGAACGCTGCCGTTTTTGCGATTGATGTATCTCCAGAAGCTTTGGAAACGGCCAAAAAGAATGCCGAGAACAATCAAGTATCGGTTACTTTTTTAGAAAAAAACATATTAGAAACATTCGATTTAGAACAAGAATTTGACATCATTGTTTCCAATCCCCCTTATGTTCGAAATTTAGAAAAAGAAGAAATCAAAAAGAATGTTTTGGAGTACGAGCCACATTTGGCATTATTCGTAGCCGATGATAATGCCCTAGTTTTTTATCGAAAAATAGCCGAATTAGCTAAAAAAAATCTAGCTCCAAACGGACAATTATTTTTCGAAATCAATCAATACCTCGGGCCAGAAATGATTGAATTGCTAAAAGAATTAGATTTCAAGAACATCGAATTAAAAAAAGATATTTATGGGAATGACCGAATGATTTATGGTAATATTTAG
- the ribD gene encoding bifunctional diaminohydroxyphosphoribosylaminopyrimidine deaminase/5-amino-6-(5-phosphoribosylamino)uracil reductase RibD, with translation MNTNEKYIQRCIDLAQNGLGTTYPNPMVGSVIVCNNQIIGEGWHKKAGEGHAEVNAVASVKDKSLLSQATIYVSLEPCSHFGKTPPCCDLIIANKIPNVVIGTVDPNSQVAGSGIKRLIEAGINVTVGVLETECNELNKRFFTFHQKKRPYIILKWAETQDGFIAPLERDEQKPVWITSNRSRQLVHKWRTEEQAILVGTQTAIDDNPKLDARDWKGNNPIRIVLDRKNRIPNDHNLLDNSIKTIVICDSDTKQNTENCIFERIDFEKEITTQIIAVLYRNQIQSVIIEGGRQTIQSFIDNNLWDEALVFKGQSTFTKGITAPRLNKHTLLDRKNIGQDELKTYKNHD, from the coding sequence ATGAACACCAATGAAAAATACATACAGCGTTGCATTGACCTCGCCCAAAACGGATTGGGTACTACTTATCCAAATCCAATGGTAGGAAGTGTCATCGTTTGCAATAACCAAATCATTGGCGAAGGTTGGCACAAAAAAGCTGGCGAAGGTCATGCCGAAGTCAATGCTGTGGCTTCTGTAAAAGACAAATCGTTACTCTCGCAAGCAACAATTTATGTCAGTTTGGAACCATGTAGCCATTTCGGAAAAACACCGCCTTGTTGTGATTTGATTATTGCCAATAAAATTCCGAATGTCGTGATTGGTACTGTAGACCCCAATTCACAAGTTGCAGGATCAGGAATTAAACGATTAATTGAAGCCGGAATTAACGTAACCGTTGGTGTTCTAGAAACAGAATGCAACGAACTCAACAAACGTTTTTTTACTTTTCATCAAAAAAAGCGCCCTTACATTATATTAAAGTGGGCAGAAACTCAAGACGGTTTTATAGCTCCACTGGAACGTGATGAACAAAAACCGGTCTGGATTACCTCCAACCGTTCTAGACAATTAGTACATAAATGGCGAACGGAAGAACAAGCAATTCTAGTAGGAACACAAACCGCTATTGATGATAACCCAAAACTAGATGCTAGGGATTGGAAAGGCAATAACCCGATTCGAATAGTTTTGGACCGTAAAAACAGAATTCCAAATGATCATAATTTATTAGATAATAGTATTAAAACTATTGTAATTTGCGATTCGGACACCAAACAAAACACAGAAAATTGTATCTTTGAGAGGATTGATTTCGAAAAAGAAATAACAACACAAATCATTGCCGTTTTGTATCGCAATCAAATCCAGTCGGTAATTATTGAAGGAGGACGACAAACAATTCAATCTTTTATTGATAATAATCTTTGGGACGAAGCTTTGGTTTTCAAAGGTCAAAGTACATTTACAAAAGGCATAACTGCACCTAGATTAAATAAACATACACTACTTGATCGAAAAAACATTGGTCAAGACGAACTTAAAACATATAAAAACCATGATTGA